A region of the Neomicrococcus lactis genome:
GGCCTTCGCTTGAGCGACGAACCACTCGAGCATCGTGAGCTCATGCTCACCGAATCCCGGTCGTGAGTAACCCCCTCGAATGGGGTCACGGCCGATGTTCTCCAGATCTTGCATGAGCCGCACGACGGTTGAAGTCATTGCCCGAGTGGTCCTTCGCTGTGGTGACTAATTGGGTGTGCTTTTTTGTAGCGGGTGACTACTGAACGCGGTTGTTGATCATCGGAACCTTGACGCCGCGCTCGTTAGCAACGTCGACGGCACGGTCATAGCCGGCGTCGACGTGGCGGATGACGCCCATGCCTGGGTCATTCGTGAGCAACGCACGGAGCTTCGCAGCGGCGAGCTCGGTGCCATCAGCCACGGAGACCTGGCCGGCGTGGATGGAACGGCCGATGCCCACGCCACCACCGTGGTGGATGGAAACCCAGGTTGCGCCAGAGGATGCAGCGGTCAGGGCGTTCAAGAGTGGCCAGTCGGCGATAGCGTCTGAGCCGTCCTTCATGGCTTCGGTCTCACGGTAAGGAGATGCCACGGAACCGGAGTCCAAGTGGTCGCGACCAATAACGATTGGAGCCTTGACCTTGCCTTCAGCGACGAGCTGGTTGAACAAGAGGCCAGCCTTGTGGCGTTCGCCGTAGCCCAACCAGCAAATACGTGCTGGCAAGCCCTCGAACTCCACGAATTCTTCGGCTGCATCGATCCAGCGGTGCAAGTGCTCGTTCTCTGGGAAGAGCTCCTTGATGGCCTGGTCCGTGACCTTGATGTCTTCTGGATCGCCAGAAAGTGCTACCCAGCGGAATGGGCCAAGCCCTTCGCAGAAGAGCGGACGGATGTAGGCAGGAACGAAGCCTGGGAAGGCGAAGGCGTTCTCGAAGCCACCCTTGCGTGCTTCGTCGCGAATGGAGTTGCCGTAATCAAAGACCTCGGCGCCGATTTCCTGGAAGCCCACCATTGCTTCAACGTGGCGAGCCATGGCGGCCTGAGCCTTCTTCGTGAAGCCGATGGGATCAGACTTAGCTTCTGCGTCCCACTGGTCAATGGTGAATTCAACCGGGAGGTAGGACAGTGGGTCGTGCGCGGAGGTCTGGTCCGTCACGATGTCGATGGCGATCTCGCCGGCCTGCTGGCGGCGCAAAAGCTCTGGGAAGACCTCGGCAGCGTTGCCGACGTAGCCCACGGACAGCGCGCGCTTCTCTTCCTTGGCCTTGGTGACCTTGGCAATTGCGGTATCGAGATCAAGTTCAACATCGTCTAAGTAACGCTTGCCCAAGCGGCGGCGGAGGCGCTCTTCGGACACGTCAACGATCAGCACAGCGCCACCGTTCAAGGTCACGGCGAGCGGCTGAGCGCCACCCATGCCACCGCAACCACCGGTGAGGGTCAAGGTGCCGGCGAGGGTTCCGCCGTAGCGCTTGTCAGCAATTGCGGCGAAGGTTTCGTAGGTACCCTGCAAGATGCCCTGGGTACCAATGTAGATCCAGGATCCGGCCGTCATCTGGCCGTACATCATGAGCTCTTCGGCTTCGAGCTTGCGGAATTCTTCCCAGTTTGCCCAGTCGCCCACCAAGTTGGAGTTGGCGATCAACACGCGTGGAGCCCACTCGTTGGTGCGGAAGATGCCAACGGGCTTTCCGGACTGAACCAAGAGGGTCTCGTCAGCTTCGAGGTCCTTCAAAGACTCCACAATGGCGTCGAAGGATTCCCACGAACGAGCAGCACGTCCCGTGCCGCCGTAAACCACGAGGTCTTCTGGACGTTCGGCAACCTCGGGATCAAGGTTGTTCATGAGCATGCGCAAAGGGGCTTCGGTCTGCCACGACTTCGCGGAGAGTTCGGTGCCGCGAGCTGCACGGATGGTACGGGAAGGGTCATGCTGCGTGAATGACTGGTGACGTGCCATGGTGGTTCCTTTCCACAAAAATTTTCACGAAGAATTTCAAGAGGCGTTGATAGAGAGTTTTTGGGTGGCGCCGGCAAGTACTTCGCCGTACTGACGGGCCGTTTTTTCGGCAGTGCGGTAGCTCGGTGCCACGATCGACAGCGAAGCCACCACGGTGTCGCCGATGGTGACGGGAGCGGCTATAGCGGTGACATCGGCTTCCACCATGTCCGCTTCCATCACAAAGTCACCGGCAGCAACTTTGTTTTGAAGCACCCGTCCGGATGCGGACCCCTGCAGGGGGAAGCGACGTCCCACCCAGTTGATGTGCCGCACGGATTGAGTGCCTTCCTCGATGGCCACATACAGGCCATGCTCGGAATCGGCGCGCACGGAGAGGTAGCAGGACTCCCCCGTTGCGGCCACGACAGCTCGCATCATGGGCCGGCATGTTTCCACCAGGGCATCGTGGCTTAGTGCCGAAACACCTAGTTGCACCATGCGGAAACCGGGACGATATTCACCCTTGTCTTCGCGACGCATCACAAACCCCTTGGCTTCCAGAGTGCGCAAGAGACGAAGTGCCGTCGATGCAGACAAGTCGGTGGCTTTCGCAGCGTCCGCTAAGCGGATGCCCTCAACCGATTCGCAAACCACTTTCAGGAGGTCCAACACGCGATCCGCGGCGCGGGTGGTCGCGTCTGGCTTTTCTTCCCCCATGGTGGCTCCCATCCAGTGATATTGCGAGTGTTGATATTGCATCTAATAAAACATGGATTTCACTCTATGGCAAGAATTTTTCAAAAAAATCTTGACGTGGGGCCACTAGATAGGGTGTCATTTAGTGACACACACATTTTATGCTGTGAAACTCTCTCTTGGAGCTTTGGATAGGACCCACCATGCAGAACAACTCTCAAGCATTTACCCGCCGCGCGTTCGGTGCAATTAGTCTGTCC
Encoded here:
- the hutU gene encoding urocanate hydratase; translated protein: MARHQSFTQHDPSRTIRAARGTELSAKSWQTEAPLRMLMNNLDPEVAERPEDLVVYGGTGRAARSWESFDAIVESLKDLEADETLLVQSGKPVGIFRTNEWAPRVLIANSNLVGDWANWEEFRKLEAEELMMYGQMTAGSWIYIGTQGILQGTYETFAAIADKRYGGTLAGTLTLTGGCGGMGGAQPLAVTLNGGAVLIVDVSEERLRRRLGKRYLDDVELDLDTAIAKVTKAKEEKRALSVGYVGNAAEVFPELLRRQQAGEIAIDIVTDQTSAHDPLSYLPVEFTIDQWDAEAKSDPIGFTKKAQAAMARHVEAMVGFQEIGAEVFDYGNSIRDEARKGGFENAFAFPGFVPAYIRPLFCEGLGPFRWVALSGDPEDIKVTDQAIKELFPENEHLHRWIDAAEEFVEFEGLPARICWLGYGERHKAGLLFNQLVAEGKVKAPIVIGRDHLDSGSVASPYRETEAMKDGSDAIADWPLLNALTAASSGATWVSIHHGGGVGIGRSIHAGQVSVADGTELAAAKLRALLTNDPGMGVIRHVDAGYDRAVDVANERGVKVPMINNRVQ
- a CDS encoding IclR family transcriptional regulator — encoded protein: MGEEKPDATTRAADRVLDLLKVVCESVEGIRLADAAKATDLSASTALRLLRTLEAKGFVMRREDKGEYRPGFRMVQLGVSALSHDALVETCRPMMRAVVAATGESCYLSVRADSEHGLYVAIEEGTQSVRHINWVGRRFPLQGSASGRVLQNKVAAGDFVMEADMVEADVTAIAAPVTIGDTVVASLSIVAPSYRTAEKTARQYGEVLAGATQKLSINAS